In Triticum urartu cultivar G1812 chromosome 6, Tu2.1, whole genome shotgun sequence, the following proteins share a genomic window:
- the LOC125512107 gene encoding basic leucine zipper 8-like: protein MQRHGAACSIACHPGGAGVFMLPQVYDPRATHGQYDLASLSDMVAPYTGCNGGSSAVGWAPPGGDSVDDDGRASRRGNGDERKTRRLVSNRESARRSRVRKQRRLDELSTRAARLRVANQRLLVELNRVLAEHGRVARESARLREEASDLRARLDGMGVDEADDVAPQSTEDTGNTA from the coding sequence ATGCAACGCCACGGCGCTGCCTGCAGCATTGCGTGCCACCCCGGCGGCGCCGGCGTGTTCATGCTGCCGCAGGTGTACGATCCTCGCGCCACGCATGGGCAGTACGACTTGGCCTCGCTGTCGGACATGGTGGCTCCATACACCGGCTGCAATGGCGGCAGCTCCGCCGTCGGATGGGCGCCTCCGGGGGGTGACTCGGTGGACGACGACGGTCGGGCGTCGCGCCGCGGCAACGGCGACGAGAGGAAGACGAGGCGGCTTGTGTCGAACCGCGAGTCGGCGAGGCGGTCGCGGGTGAGGAAGCAGAGGCGGCTGGACGAGCTGTCGACGAGGGCGGCGCGGCTCCGGGTGGCCAACCAGCGGCTCCTCGTGGAGCTCAACCGCGTGCTCGCCGAGCACGGCCGCGTGGCCCGCGAGAGCGCACGGCTCCGGGAGGAGGCCTCCGACCTGAGGGCGAGGCTCGACGGGATGGGGGTGGACGAGGCCGATGATGTTGCTCCGCAGAGCACAGAGGACACCGGCAATACGGCTTAG